CAAGGTATATACCGAACAGCTCATGGCCAAACCTTACCAATGCTTCCGAAAAGAGCCTTCCCGGTATGGGTTCTTCGTGGAAAATCAGTACATGGTAGTGGCCCTTGCCGCCGCCGGTAACCTCAATCTGGCTGGAAATACCCTGTTTAAGCAGCTCATCGGCATACTGCCGGGCTTTGGAAAACGGGAGGTCCATCTCCGGGGAAAGATCGAATTTCACCAGAGAAAAGGCGGTTTCACCCGTATGGGAAAGAGGATTCACCAGAACATTGGCGTCACCAGCGAGGTGACGGGAAAGGGCGTCATCGAGAGAATATTCTCCCATGCGGAATCGTCCTTCCCCCTCGATCTCGAAACTGTCCACTGTTTTGCAGAAATGCACACGGAGCAGGGTTAACGGAATATTTGATTCCAGGGCCTTTTTCCGGAATTTTTGCGGTTTAGCCTGTATGATACGCTCGGCAAACCCTGATTTCCTGGAGAAGTAGTCATCCTTGCTTTTGAAACGCCCGACGCTCATATAATCTCCTCAACGAGATTTTCAAAATCTTTGGCGCCGATGCTTGACGGGTCATAGTAGATAATACTCTGGCCCATCGCCGCGCTTTCCCCGATACGCACATTACGGCGGATCGGGGTTTTTGCCATCTTGTCTCCGAAAAAGGCGCTGAGTTGTTTGAGCATCTCAGTGGCCAGTACGGTGTTCGAGTACATGGTCGGTATCACTTTTCCGATTTCCAGCCTGGCGTTATAGTTCTCTCGCACCGCATCTATTGTTTCCAGGAGTTTGTTTGTGCCGATAACGCTCAAATGTTCGCAGGCGACTGTGATATAGACTTCATCGCTCGCCACCAGGCCGTTCACCGTGAGTGAGCCGAGAGAAGGGGGAGAATCTATGATTATGTGATCGTAGCGGGCCAACACCGGTTGAATGGCTTTTTTTAGTAAGCGTTCGTAACCGATGGCGGCAAAAATCTCCCGTTCTAACGAGGCAAGGAGAATATTTGAAGGTGCGAGCCAAAGGTACTCGCTCACCTTTATGATAATTTCCTCCAAGCAGAGCTTCCCTTTCAGGACATCAAATATGGTCGCTTTAAACGCATCGGGATCAAATCCGGCCCAGGAAGTGAGATTTCCCTGGGGATCAGTGTCAACCAGAAGAATGTTGCG
The sequence above is a segment of the Candidatus Latescibacter sp. genome. Coding sequences within it:
- a CDS encoding ParA family protein; translation: MKKTCIFANQKGGVGKTACALNVGFELAKRGRNILLVDTDPQGNLTSWAGFDPDAFKATIFDVLKGKLCLEEIIIKVSEYLWLAPSNILLASLEREIFAAIGYERLLKKAIQPVLARYDHIIIDSPPSLGSLTVNGLVASDEVYITVACEHLSVIGTNKLLETIDAVRENYNARLEIGKVIPTMYSNTVLATEMLKQLSAFFGDKMAKTPIRRNVRIGESAAMGQSIIYYDPSSIGAKDFENLVEEII